GCGTTCTCCAGCGCCTCCGCGACGATGGCCAGAAGGTGGCGGGAGAGGTCGGGGGGCAGGGGCGGGAGGGAGTGGATCGCCCGGGGGTGGCAAGTGACTCGCAAACCCGTTTGCGCGGTGAAGTCGGCGAGCCGCGTTGTCAGACGTGTCCAGGTGTCGGTGGCCGTTCCCGGGGGGTCCTCCCGGCGCAGGTCCGTCAGCAGTTCCCTGGACTCCGCCGCCGCCCTGCGCGCCGAGCGGGACACCAGGTCGGCCTGCTGCCGGACGCGTGCCGGGTCGGGGTCCGGGTCCGACGCCGTGGCCGCCAGGCCGTCCGCCGCCAGGGCCACGCCGTACAGGGTCTTGGCCACCGAGTCGTGCATCTCGCGGGCCAGCCGAGCCCGTTCCGCGTGCACCGCCTCCGTCGCCGCCAGCCGGGCCTGGACCGCCGTCAGGGCCTGGGTCGCGGCGCCGAAGCGGAGCATCAGGTTGCGCAGGGTCGAGCCCATCGCGCCCGCGATCACGCACAGGCCGGGCAGCAGGAGGGTCTCCGCGATCCCGGGCCGCCGGTCCGCCTGCACGGTGGCGTGGGCCAGGAGCAGGATCAGGGACTGGAGGGAGGCGAAGCAGGCCGCTCCCCGCCAGCTGTAGACCAGGCCGGCCAGGAGCGGGGTGCAGACGCTGACGTAGGCCAGGGTGGTGTCCGGGCCCGCCGAGACCAGCAGGAAGGAACCGAAGAGGGTGTCCGCGGCCAGGAGCGACGGATGGCGCAGGAGGAGGGGGCCGAAACGCTCCCAGTCGCGGAACAGGACGTAGGAGACCATGACGGTGGCGACGACCGCCGCGCCCACCAGGCGGACGCCCAGGCCGGGAGCGGCGTTGAGCAGGGCGGCGGGGGCCGCCAGGACGATCATCGCCAGCCGGAAGCCGAAGACCTGCCGGCACATCGCCTGCAGGGCCCGGAGCTGGATCTTCTCCGACGGTTCGGGGAGCGGCGCCGGCCGGGGTCCGGTGGGCGGGGACGGCTGGACTCCGGGGAGGGGGGCGGGCCGGGGCCGGGGTCCCCTTGCCGACGCGCCCGCCCTCTTCGTCCCCGTCCTCGGCTCGGGCGGCTCCGCCCCCGCGACCCTCCCCCTCCCCTCGCCCTCCCCTCCCGCACCCGCTTCCTCCCGCCCCTGTCCCTGCCCTCGTTCCTGCTCCGGTTCCCGCCCCCGCCCCTCCTCACGACGGCCCGCACGCCCGAACGGCGCCCAGCCCCGCCCGGACGCCCCCGCCCCACCCCTCGACAGCCCCCGCCCCCGCCCGGACGGCTCCACCGCGCGCACCCCCGATCCCGACCCGGCCGCCACCGACCCCGACCCCACCCTCCTCACTTCCCCGTGAGCGAACCGAAGTCCACGCCCGAGCCCAGGATCAGCCCGGCGCCGAGGAGCAGCATCGTGGCCGGGACCATGAACGTGGTGATCATCAGCGTGGCCTTGGGCACCGCGCGGGCGGCCTTGCGGCGGGCGTTCTGGGCGTCCGTGCGGCGCATGTCCTTGGCCAGGGCGACGAGGGTGTCGACGATCGGAGCCCCCAGTTCCTCGCCCTGCTGCAGCGCGGTCACGAACATGGCGACCTGCTCGGAGTCGTTGCGGCGGCGCAGTTCCGCGAAGGCCTGGCGGCGGCTCATGCCGAGGTCCATCTGACGGAGCGTGATGCGCAGTTCGTCGGCCCACGGACCCTCGTAGCGGGCCGCCACCCGGTCCAGGGCCTGGCGGAAGCCGAGTCCGGCGCTGACCACCACCGCCAGGACGTCGAGGAAGTCCGGCAGGGTCCGCTCGATGACGTCCCTGCGGACGCGGATCGCCGACCAGATGCCGACCTCCGTCCAGAACGCGCCGAAGGCGAGCAGGAGCAGGGCCACGAACCACTGGCCGCGCAGGAGGAAGACCAGGAAGCCGACGCCGCCGAGGGCGCCGTAGACCGCGCGGCGGGCCGCGTAACGGTCGATGGTCAGGCCGCCGGGGTTGCCCGCGAGGTCGATCCTGCGGCGGTACCGGGCGACCAGGCGGGGGCCCATCAGGCGCAGCACGGCGGGGGCGTAGCGCATGCCGAGGCGGTCGATCAGCGAACCGACCGCGCCGGTGCGGGTGGCGCCGACCTCCAGGGCCAGCGCGAGGTCGCCGGGGAGCTTGGCGTCGGCGCGGTACATGCGGATGCCGGCGAAGGCGCCCCAGACGGCGAGGCCCGTCAGCAGGGCGAGCAGGAACGCCATCGTGCCCTCCTCAGACGTCGATCCGGCTCATGCGGCGGATGAGGACGAAGCCGACGGCGTACATGGCGAACGCGACGACCACGCAGGCCTGGCCGACCGGTGAGCCGGTCATGCGTTCCAGGGCGCCGTCCTTGACGCCGTTCATCAGGAACAGGGCGCCGATGCCGAGGACGGGGACGGCGTACGAGGTCATGGTCACCTGGGAGAGCTGGGTGCGGACCTCGCGCCGGGTCTCCTTGCGTTCCTCCAGGGTCTCGGTCAGGTTGCGCAGGGCGGAGACGACCTGGCCGCCCGCCCGGTTGGACAGCACGAGGGTCGTGACGAGGACGACCAGTTCGCGCGAGGGGAGGCGGTCGGCCAGTTCGCCGAGCGCGTCCTCCATGGAGTGGCCGACGGCCAGTTGGTCGGCGACCTTGGACAGTTCCTCGCCCGCGGGCGCCTCCAGCTCCTCGGCGGCCATGCCGATGGCGGTGCGCAGGGCGAGGCCGGCCTGGGTGGCGTTGGCCAGGATGCGGGCCAGTTCGGGAAGTTGGTTGATGAAGCGTTCGATGCGTTTCTGGCGCTGCCAGGTGAGGAACTGCACCGCCGCGCCGATGCCGAGGAGGCCGGCGAGCGGGCCGAAGAAGGGGGCGAGGGTGGCCTGGCCGATCAGCCAGAGCGCGGCGACCGTGGCGAGCAGGTAGGCGAGGAACTCGCCCGGGGTGACGTCCAGGCCGGTCGCGGCGAGCCGGGTCTCCAGCCGGCGGCCCGGGGACGTGCCGCGCAGGCGGCGGTCCAGGGCGCGGAAGCGGCGCCGGCGGCCGGCGGCCGGGGCCTGGCCCGCGTGCGAGAGGCGGTCGATCAGGGCGGCGCGCCGGGCCCGGCCCGAGGCGTAGGTGTGCACGCCGGCGACGGCCAGGACGCAGGTCAGCAGGGCGGTGCCGGTGGTGAGCCGGACGAGGGTGGGCAGTTCCATGGTCCTACCTGGCTTCTCGGGTGGCGAGCTGGTCCGCGGAGCGGGCGACTCCGAAGGCCTGCGGGACGGGCTGGCTCGCCATGTGGAGGCGGTCGGCGGTGCGGCGCGGGAGGGGGTGGTACTCGAAGGTGCCGTGCACGCGTCCGTC
This is a stretch of genomic DNA from Streptomyces sp. TG1A-8. It encodes these proteins:
- a CDS encoding sensor histidine kinase; the protein is MQLRALQAMCRQVFGFRLAMIVLAAPAALLNAAPGLGVRLVGAAVVATVMVSYVLFRDWERFGPLLLRHPSLLAADTLFGSFLLVSAGPDTTLAYVSVCTPLLAGLVYSWRGAACFASLQSLILLLAHATVQADRRPGIAETLLLPGLCVIAGAMGSTLRNLMLRFGAATQALTAVQARLAATEAVHAERARLAREMHDSVAKTLYGVALAADGLAATASDPDPDPARVRQQADLVSRSARRAAAESRELLTDLRREDPPGTATDTWTRLTTRLADFTAQTGLRVTCHPRAIHSLPPLPPDLSRHLLAIVAEALENAHRHARATHVEVTADAEDDRLRLTVRDDGRGLSPGTTLGNLRDSGHFGLLGMVERAESAGARISIGRGGHGRGTEVRVELPLVPPTPDPPHPEA
- a CDS encoding DUF5936 domain-containing protein, which gives rise to MAFLLALLTGLAVWGAFAGIRMYRADAKLPGDLALALEVGATRTGAVGSLIDRLGMRYAPAVLRLMGPRLVARYRRRIDLAGNPGGLTIDRYAARRAVYGALGGVGFLVFLLRGQWFVALLLLAFGAFWTEVGIWSAIRVRRDVIERTLPDFLDVLAVVVSAGLGFRQALDRVAARYEGPWADELRITLRQMDLGMSRRQAFAELRRRNDSEQVAMFVTALQQGEELGAPIVDTLVALAKDMRRTDAQNARRKAARAVPKATLMITTFMVPATMLLLGAGLILGSGVDFGSLTGK
- a CDS encoding type II secretion system F family protein, which codes for MELPTLVRLTTGTALLTCVLAVAGVHTYASGRARRAALIDRLSHAGQAPAAGRRRRFRALDRRLRGTSPGRRLETRLAATGLDVTPGEFLAYLLATVAALWLIGQATLAPFFGPLAGLLGIGAAVQFLTWQRQKRIERFINQLPELARILANATQAGLALRTAIGMAAEELEAPAGEELSKVADQLAVGHSMEDALGELADRLPSRELVVLVTTLVLSNRAGGQVVSALRNLTETLEERKETRREVRTQLSQVTMTSYAVPVLGIGALFLMNGVKDGALERMTGSPVGQACVVVAFAMYAVGFVLIRRMSRIDV